The proteins below come from a single Mangifera indica cultivar Alphonso chromosome 16, CATAS_Mindica_2.1, whole genome shotgun sequence genomic window:
- the LOC123199408 gene encoding zinc finger protein GAI-ASSOCIATED FACTOR 1 isoform X1, translating into MVDLENSSTASGEASVFSSGNQSQKETSITNSKSNSNSKKKRNLPGMPDPDAEVIALSPKTLLATNRFVCEICSKGFQRDQNLQLHRRGHNLPWKLRQRPTKEVKKRVYVCPEVTCVHHDPARALGDLTGIKKHFCRKHCEKKWKCDKCAKKYAVQSDWKAHAKVCGTREYKCDCGTLFSRRDSFITHRAFCDALAEEARAQPHPQNQSKAAINSKSESELNVQAVDSSTSAAEAQELATPAPPPVHSTCATTSLVLPSKSSELVENPTQSVDETPGTGGLNGSCSSSSSSSSVGTTSSNVFASLFASSTASGSLQPPQTHSFSNLLRVTACPERPADLTLSPNDPISLCLSTTHGSSMFGNAGQEWRQCTPASQPALSATALLQKAAQMGATTSNTSLLRGLGIVSSSSQRDNMQWVQGLGDAENASIAAGLGLGLPSDGGSGLKELMMGTPSGFGPKQPTLDFLGLGMAAGRSSPNSAISSLIPSISGAVDLAPAASSSYAGGEYPSKDVGSSR; encoded by the exons ATGGTGGACTTGGAAAATTCCTCTACAGCTTCAGGTGAAGCTAGTGTTTTTTCTTCTGGTAACCAAAGCCAGAAGGAAACTTCTATTACCAATTCTAAATCCAACTCCAACTCCAAGAAGAAGCGAAACCTCCCTGGAATGCCAG atcCAGATGCAGAGGTTATCGCGCTGTCGCCGAAAACCCTTTTGGCGACGAATCGATTCGTGTGTGAAATTTGTAGCAAAGGGTTTCAGAGAGACCAGAATCTGCAGCTTCATCGACGGGGCCATAACCTTCCGTGGAAACTAAGGCAGAGACCCACTAAAGAAGTGAAGAAGAGGGTTTATGTGTGTCCTGAAGTGACATGTGTCCATCACGATCCAGCTAGAGCTTTGGGTGATCTTACGGGAATCAAGAAGCACTTTTGCCGGAAGCACTGTGAGAAGAAGTGGAAATGTGATAAGTGTGCTAAGAAATACGCCGTGCAGTCTGATTGGAAAGCTCACGCCAAAGTTTGTGGCACAAGAGAGTACAAATGCGATTGTGGGACTTTGTTTTCAAG GAGGGATAGCTTTATTACCCACAGGGCGTTCTGCGATGCTTTGGCAGAGGAGGCCAGAGCTCAGCCTCACCCACAAAATCAGAGTAAGGCagcaattaattcaaaatcagaaTCGGAGCTTAATGTTCAGGCTGTTGATTCTTCTACATCAGCAGCGGAGGCACAAGAACTAGCAACTCCGGCCCCACCTCCGGTTCATTCAACTTGTGCTACAACCTCCTTAGTTTTGCCGAGTAAGAGTTCAG AGTTAGTAGAAAACCCCACTCAAAGTGTTGATGAGACACCTGGAACAGGGGGTCTAAATGGAAGCTgtagcagcagcagcagctctAGCAGTGTTGGAACTACCAGCAGCAATGTGTTTGCAAGCTTATTTGCTTCTTCAACTGCTTCAGGAAGCCTACAGCCTCCTCAAACTCATTCATTTAGCAACCTACTTAGAGTCACCGCGTGTCCAGAACGTCCAGCTGACCTGACTCTATCACCAAATGACCCAATTTCACTGTGCCTCTCGACCACCCATGGATCTTCAATGTTTGGAAATGCAGGACAAGAGTGGAGGCAATGCACACCAGCATCACAGCCTGCTCTGTCAGCCACTGCCCTGCTTCAAAAAGCTGCACAAATGGGCGCAACAACTAGTAATACTTCATTGCTTCGTGGTTTAGGAATTGTTTCATCATCTTCTCAGCGGGACAATATGCAATGGGTTCAGGGGCTTGGAGATGCTGAGAATGCATCTATTGCAGCAGGGCTTGGACTGGGGCTGCCTAGTGATGGAGGTTCTGGATTGAAGGAGTTAATGATGGGAACACCTTCCGGGTTTGGTCCTAAGCAGCCTACTCTTGATTTCCTTGGATTGGGGATGGCAGCTGGTCGATCATCTCCCAATAGTGCTATATCATCTCTAATTCCATCAATTAGTGGTGCTGTGGATTTGGCACCTGCTGCATCATCATCTTATGCAGGAGGAGAATATCCTAGCAAAGATGTGGGAAGTAGTAGATGA
- the LOC123199408 gene encoding zinc finger protein GAI-ASSOCIATED FACTOR 1 isoform X2, giving the protein MVDLENSSTASGEASVFSSGNQSQKETSITNSKSNSNSKKKRNLPGMPDPDAEVIALSPKTLLATNRFVCEICSKGFQRDQNLQLHRRGHNLPWKLRQRPTKEVKKRVYVCPEVTCVHHDPARALGDLTGIKKHFCRKHCEKKWKCDKCAKKYAVQSDWKAHAKVCGTREYKCDCGTLFSRRDSFITHRAFCDALAEEARAQPHPQNQSKAAINSKSESELNVQAVDSSTSAAEAQELATPAPPPVHSTCATTSLVLPKLVENPTQSVDETPGTGGLNGSCSSSSSSSSVGTTSSNVFASLFASSTASGSLQPPQTHSFSNLLRVTACPERPADLTLSPNDPISLCLSTTHGSSMFGNAGQEWRQCTPASQPALSATALLQKAAQMGATTSNTSLLRGLGIVSSSSQRDNMQWVQGLGDAENASIAAGLGLGLPSDGGSGLKELMMGTPSGFGPKQPTLDFLGLGMAAGRSSPNSAISSLIPSISGAVDLAPAASSSYAGGEYPSKDVGSSR; this is encoded by the exons ATGGTGGACTTGGAAAATTCCTCTACAGCTTCAGGTGAAGCTAGTGTTTTTTCTTCTGGTAACCAAAGCCAGAAGGAAACTTCTATTACCAATTCTAAATCCAACTCCAACTCCAAGAAGAAGCGAAACCTCCCTGGAATGCCAG atcCAGATGCAGAGGTTATCGCGCTGTCGCCGAAAACCCTTTTGGCGACGAATCGATTCGTGTGTGAAATTTGTAGCAAAGGGTTTCAGAGAGACCAGAATCTGCAGCTTCATCGACGGGGCCATAACCTTCCGTGGAAACTAAGGCAGAGACCCACTAAAGAAGTGAAGAAGAGGGTTTATGTGTGTCCTGAAGTGACATGTGTCCATCACGATCCAGCTAGAGCTTTGGGTGATCTTACGGGAATCAAGAAGCACTTTTGCCGGAAGCACTGTGAGAAGAAGTGGAAATGTGATAAGTGTGCTAAGAAATACGCCGTGCAGTCTGATTGGAAAGCTCACGCCAAAGTTTGTGGCACAAGAGAGTACAAATGCGATTGTGGGACTTTGTTTTCAAG GAGGGATAGCTTTATTACCCACAGGGCGTTCTGCGATGCTTTGGCAGAGGAGGCCAGAGCTCAGCCTCACCCACAAAATCAGAGTAAGGCagcaattaattcaaaatcagaaTCGGAGCTTAATGTTCAGGCTGTTGATTCTTCTACATCAGCAGCGGAGGCACAAGAACTAGCAACTCCGGCCCCACCTCCGGTTCATTCAACTTGTGCTACAACCTCCTTAGTTTTGCCGA AGTTAGTAGAAAACCCCACTCAAAGTGTTGATGAGACACCTGGAACAGGGGGTCTAAATGGAAGCTgtagcagcagcagcagctctAGCAGTGTTGGAACTACCAGCAGCAATGTGTTTGCAAGCTTATTTGCTTCTTCAACTGCTTCAGGAAGCCTACAGCCTCCTCAAACTCATTCATTTAGCAACCTACTTAGAGTCACCGCGTGTCCAGAACGTCCAGCTGACCTGACTCTATCACCAAATGACCCAATTTCACTGTGCCTCTCGACCACCCATGGATCTTCAATGTTTGGAAATGCAGGACAAGAGTGGAGGCAATGCACACCAGCATCACAGCCTGCTCTGTCAGCCACTGCCCTGCTTCAAAAAGCTGCACAAATGGGCGCAACAACTAGTAATACTTCATTGCTTCGTGGTTTAGGAATTGTTTCATCATCTTCTCAGCGGGACAATATGCAATGGGTTCAGGGGCTTGGAGATGCTGAGAATGCATCTATTGCAGCAGGGCTTGGACTGGGGCTGCCTAGTGATGGAGGTTCTGGATTGAAGGAGTTAATGATGGGAACACCTTCCGGGTTTGGTCCTAAGCAGCCTACTCTTGATTTCCTTGGATTGGGGATGGCAGCTGGTCGATCATCTCCCAATAGTGCTATATCATCTCTAATTCCATCAATTAGTGGTGCTGTGGATTTGGCACCTGCTGCATCATCATCTTATGCAGGAGGAGAATATCCTAGCAAAGATGTGGGAAGTAGTAGATGA